CTGCCATCACTAAGGAACAAGACACCTAGATACTGGAGCTCCTTCGGTTCTGACAGAAACCTTTTCTTTTGGACCAAACTATTGCCTCTCTTGCTTTAAGAATCTCTATCTTACAGTTTCAAACAGCACAAGAAGGGCTTCAGAAAATTATCTGCCAACCTTTATTAAAACTCTGCTGAAAGAAGCAAatattacatctaaaaacatctgCAAGCACAAACATAAGGAACCGCCGGTCTTCATTTGAACTTCTTACGAGGAAAGTGACTTTAAATGCAAAGAACAGAAAGCTACAGTGAGCAGAATGGCgattttgaaaacataaaaatattttattggtgGAAAACAGGAGTCCCATGTACAGCTGTAGCCTCTAGATCACTGAGGAGTCAGCAGGTTTCAGGGAGAGCATTGTGGAAGATAATAAAGTCTCTGCTTTGTACCCGCAGGCCTTCAGAAAGGTAAAATCAGGAGGACTTATTGAAATTTACATCAGTCTGGTCTTTTTAACAGTGGAAGGTTTCTGAACTTGTGTCCTCCTGTCCAGTAAATAAATAAGACCCAGATCTTTGTGTCCCTCCAAACACTCAGAACCCCAGACACCCTACTCAAAGCTAAAATTGTAGTCCAGTGAGGTCATTTCTGAATGGAGACCCAATGTTTCTGGGGTGACCTCCGTCCCTGGAGGATCAGTCTCTTTGACCGTGTCAGAAGACTCCAAACCTTTAGTTTCTGACAGCGTAGTGTTGCGGTCCCCTGCAGCTGATTCCTGTTCGAGTTCTGGTtcactctgctgctgctggcggGTCTGGTATCTGGTTTGGGAGCGAGTCTGACgaacaggagcagcagcaggagggTTCTTCTTCATTGGTGCTGCCTTGCCTCTGGTTCTTGGACTTGGTTTGGGTTTAGGTTGTGGTTCTGGAGTGACTTCTTGATGGGAATTAGCATCCTGGCCTATCTGAGGTTCAGCCTGCGTCTCCTCTTGGATTTGAGGAGGTGATTTGGATGGTGCTTCAGCTGTTGGTTCCAGTGGCGCTTGCTTAGTCTGTGGGCGGATTTGGGTTTCAGGCTCAGAAGTAGTGGGCTGGCTTTGAGGCAAACCCTCAGTATAAGCTGGTGGAGTCTGTTTTGATTGAAACGCTGGTACAGATATTTCAGGACAAACAGCCTTAGCTGTTGGAGCTGTGGTGGCCTGAAGAGACCAAACAGATGTGATTTGAATGTCAGCATTAGTCTGGGCTTGTGGGCTTCCAGAGCTAGTGCTTGAGTGGTTCTGTAGAGAGGTCTGGACTGTAAATGGAAGTTGAGAGTGGGAGAGTGATGGAGACTGCTGTTGGGGCATTGTTTGAGGTTTTGATTGATCCTGAGGTTTATCTGAGAGTTCATTTTTAGTTTGAGCGAGTTCCTTGTGTTGGGATTCAGGTTTATCTTGGGGCTGTGGTTGGGTGTGGGGTTGAGATATGGGTTTATTTGGTGGTTGGGGCTGTGGTTGGATCTGTGGTTGGGATTCAAGTTTATCTTGGGGCTGTGGTTGGGTGTGGGGTTGAGATAGGGGTTTATTTGGTGGTTGGGGCTGTGGTTGGATCTGTGGTTGGGATTCAGGTTTATCTTGGGGCTGTGGTTGGGTGTGGGGTTGAGATAGGGGTTTATTTGGTGGTTGGGGCTGTGGTTGGGATTCAGGTTTATCTTGGGGCTGTGGTTGGGTGTGGGGTTGAGATAGGGGTTTATTTGGTGGTTGGGGCTGTGGTTGGATCTGTGGTTGGGATTCAGGTTTATCTTGGGGCTGTGGTTGGGTGTGGGGTTGAGATAGGGGTTTATTTGGTGGTTGGGGCTGTGGTTGGGATTCAGGTTTATCTTGGGGCTGTGGTTGGGTGTGGGGTTGAGATAGGGGTTTATTTGGTGGCTGGGGCTGTGATTGGGTTTGGATTTGTAATGCTTGAGGGGCTGAAGGAGAACCTTTACCAGCTCCGATATCCAATTCTGTTTTAGAGAAAGAGGAAGGCCCTGATTGGCCAATACTGCTGTAGAAGATGTCAAATAAGTCCTTTGCCTTGGCTGCAGCCAGGTTACTCTTGGGTTTTTCTGACTTGCGAGGTCCCTCTGACATGTTCTTGAACGGAGGTGGTTTGACGAACACAGTGCGAGTCTGCTCACTTTCCGGGACACCAGGAGCTGCCACATCAGACACGATCTTTATCATTGCTGGCTGTGATGGTGTAGCTTTGGATGAAATGACTGGTGCAGTGGGAGCCTGAGAGGTAGCCGCTTTAACTTGTGGTAAAGGATATTTCATTTCTGAGGATTCTGTTCTTAAGGGGACAGGAGAAACTTGAGAAACGATTGAAGGTTTAACCTTAACGGGTGCGGGCTTAGACTCGACCGTAGCAGGTGTGGGAAATTCAGGATCTTGTTTTGCATTAGATGCTGGTGGTTTTGACTCAGCCGAATCAGCTTTAGAACCTGCTAATGCAGAAATTGCCTGACATGGTTCAGGTTTCGACATTGAAGGGGGGAGTTTAGGACCAAACGGCTCTGGTTTAGTTTCCCCAGGCGCAGAAATCTGCTCCAACGGTCCAGGAGTCTTTACCAAAGGCCCAGGTTTGCTATGGGATATCTGGGGAATTGGAAGACTGTAAGGGGCCCTAGGACTAGGTCCTGGTAAACTTCCATCAGTGCTTTGGGGTCTAATATTCAGGAATGTATTAAGTGATGCAGGTTTTCCTGCCAAGGCAGGTCTCCTCAGCTGTGCGACAGGTGCACGGAGGTTTGGCCGAATCTGTCCTTGACCAGGCTGGTACCAAAGTGGAGGTTTGAGCTGCTCACCTGCCAGCTTCTCAGCAATCTCTTTTGCAGCCGCCATCGACTTTGAGAAAGAATCCTCATCTTCACCCGACTGCTCCTTTACAGCCATTTCATCCTCTTTGATGAACTCTGCTGCAACTTCCTCGGCTTCCTTTGCAAGCTGGTTCTCCCTCTTCTTCCACGTGAACTTCCCAAATGAAGTGCCCATGCTTGCAGAGAGTGGTGCTTTGCCAGCTTCTAGGGCCTGCTTGCGGAGCTTTGCCCTCATGGCTGGACTGGGTCCACAGAAGATTTTGGGCAGGTCGTAGGGCTTTAACGAAGGTTCAGACTTTCTgacatctggtttcattcctcGTTTATCGAACTCCCTTTCTGCTTTAGGCTTTCCTGCATCTCGCTCCATGTCACATTTAGATCTGGCATCTGAACATCTTTCATGCTTGTATTTGTCCTCTGTGTCTTTAGTGCCATACTTTGAGTAATCGTCATATCTGTTATCAACATCCTTGCGATTGCAATACCGATACTCTTCATCTCGACTGCTGTTTCTGTACCGGTTGTTCCTGTCTTCGTCCTCTCTGCTGTAGTGGcatttctcatcctttttgctgtaTTTATACTTTTCGTCCTCATCTTTCTTGCTGTGAAAAGACTTGTCTTCCTCTAGGCTCTTTCTGCTTGGCTTCACTTTatgctcctcttcctcttttttcacttttgtctTTTCGTCCCAGTTCTCAGCAGActcctcttctttctttttgtcctttttatcttttttgtttttggtctttTCCTCTCTGTCTTTGCTGCCTTTATCGTCATCATGTTTGCGTTTCTTTCCACTCGCCTCCAAACCCAGGCCTGCCTGCCGGTCCAGGTTCCTCCTCTGCTCGTAGAGGGGATTCTCCAACATTTGTTTCTGGTGAAAGAAGTAAATAACACACAAAAATCCACATAAATATAAGTCCTTATAAGAATATTTCTAATGATTTAAACAGTCAGTTAAGATAAAAGTAAccatcttttcagtttttactatTTTCTGCATAGCTACACACAACTCAAATACtcagaacaaggttaaaaacaaaactgcaccattttattatttatttaaggaaTCATGTGTGAATATAGTTCAGAGGTTCTGGTCCAGCCATGTCATTCATTAACTGATCATCAGTCTGTACTAGCACTACAATAAAAGCAGGTTTGCAGCGGATgggttaacacaatgccaagatggaaagacatcagcaatggccTTAAAGAAGCAAATGTTGCCATCCATCAATCTGGGAAAGGTTATTTGGTCATCAGCAGATAGATTCCTAATAACTCCGGTGTTGTGAAGGTGGACAAGTTGtagacaatcacacatgtccaATAAATAGCTGTGTAAAGTTCTGCATACTTGTGGAATgatggcagctttggcacaACTAAAGGACATCCCCAATGAAAGAAGTTTGAGGGAGCATTTTTTCAGAGATCCTACAGATCGGCTGGTACATGATGCATGGCTTATTAGCCGGTTAAGATTGCCCAGTTCAATCATCTTGAAGTTCTGCATGGAATCGGCCCCAGTGTTACAGAGGGACACAAGGCTTGGTAAAACAGGGCCTCCACCTGTGGCTGAAACACTCCGCCGATGCGCAGCACCTCTTTTATTCACATCAACTGTGATGTTGGACCATTTATTAAAAGTTTCAGCCAAAGATCCGAATTTGACTCCTGCTGCGTTTCCAGCATTTGCCACTCCATTTTAAACATCGTATTACTTATACCAGAGGAATGCCAAATAAACTTCTATGTTTTGCCTTCACCCCTGACACTAACATCTCTATTTCATATTCAGTTAAATTCTTTTTTGCCTTACTGAACACCGTTGCCATGTTTATTTGGACACGGGGTGGAAACCTGCTTCTTATGAAGGGAGACCACCACCCCAGGCTGCCAGTACAAGGGCACTGTCCCCCGACTGCCATGTGacgttgaagaggcgtgtcagctacgacagccccacaacatccggAGACCTCATGTACTCaggacggatctcatccacccccgaagtcATGCCACCatggagttttttttaaatcacctcTGCGACTTTGGCCTGGGTGATGAATGAATCCAGCTCTGAGTTTCCAGTCGTGGCTTCGACCAGGGAAGGCATGCCGACATGCCCCTGCAACCACCCTGGCCGTGGCGTGCTTGGCCATACTGTACccatcagctgcctcaggagccCCACAAGCTAAGCAGAATCAACAGAACTTCTGCTTGATGTCATTCTTTGCCGGTGTTCTCCACCAGGTTCCaggattgccgccgtgacagtCAGGCAGATCTTACAGCTGCAGCTATGGGCGGATGCCTTGACAACAGAGGTAGAGAACATTGTCCCCTCGGACTCAACGTCTCCAGCCTCCTCAGTATTCTGGGAAAAGGTGTCCCAGAGGTGGgaattgaatacatccctgactGAGTGCTCCACCAGATGTTCCCAGATGACCCTAAGTATACGCTTGGGCCTTCTGACTCTGTCCGGCTACCTCCTGtgccagtggatccaactcatcacctggtggtgatcGGTTGATAGCttgcccctctcttcacctgagtgtccaagacatgtggGGAAGGTCAGAAGACAACTACAAATTCAACCATGAAGTCcaacaatgaaacaccactcgggctGAGTTGGGAGATGCCATTCCTCTCAATCACACCCCTCCGGATGTCACTGGTGTTTCACATGTGGGCATTAAAGTTGGAGTACACCCCAACAGGAGACGACTGAGCTgaggggcgacaagcaaactgACCCCAGCGCGCTACCTCGCctcatgggccactccagagtataACAGATGCCAACTTCTCTCATAGTGATTTTCCACCAAAAGAACTCTCGTTTTCGAACAGGTTCGGTTCGTGTGCCCTCAAACTTTGGTGTTTTGCGGAGCAGCAACGCATGTTTCCCCCAGTTTTGGGAACCAAGTCTGAGTCATCACCAGTGGGCATTACACAACGTGTGGAGAAAGCGTGGTAGTGAGatagtggagcttcctgagctGCTGTTCCTTCTAATGTAAAAAGAGAGCATCATACATACAATggtatgtacaatgttttcatttgcatatgttcagcATCCCTGAGTGTAACAGAAACCAGTAATTATACCTTGAGTGTTTAGCgtgtttttacaaacatataaataataatgtttatacGGTACATTCTTTGTCTTCGTCTTCTCCTTCGTACTTGTTGCTTCTATCGTCTGCAGCTTTGACCCGCCCACGGGTGATGTTGTGCTTCGCACAGAAGAACCAAGTATTCTGTGGTGCCTGAGTTGAACCAGAGTTCGTGCTGTAGAACCTCTTTTTGTTGGTAAAAACACAAGTCACCAGCTCAAAATCACGTTCAGGAACCGGAAGGTGCTCAGAACCGTGTTGGTAGAAAATGGGCATCAcggagctgggttccagagcgtGAAGGTGAGCCCGACTGCCGCCCGATTGTCTTTGCACCAGTCTCTCATGATggcccctgcaggtggtgggcccactgggggatggccttgcgccacttgtttgggcttggcctggccaggTCCCTCGAGGACTAActcagccaccaggcactcgaTGGCGAGCCCCgactccaggcctggctccagggtaggGTCCTGGCTCCACTATACCAGGCGACATCTCATGCTTCGTTTTTGTCATCATCTTATCATGTAAACAGGGCATAAGCTGACCAACAGTCCTCCCTGAAACTCTCTCCGTGCAAAGCCAAAGGATAAATCATTTCCTTCAGATCTGGGAAGATCCCTAAGGAAAGCTCATCTTCAAACACCAGCGAAAAGTAAGTTAACAGGTTACGCTCTAAATGGCTTCCTCCTAAACGGCTTCAGAAAGGGCCAGCCACCAGGCCACAAACACTAATAGTGAGCGATGGGGCCATGAATGAAATTAAACActcttgcagcaagaaaaacatcaaaatacttAGCTTTGTTAATAGCAAGGTGCCTGACAGCTCAGAGAAAATAATGATAATGATCATGGATGAGTGACACAACATTCACACAAGAGCACTTGATGTTTTGAAGCAACAATCTGAAATGTTGAAAGGGGATGGTTCTACTGGACGCTGGATCATGGCCTGGAATACTTTGTAttgcatttaataaataatgagaTTGTgcttaaattaaactgaatttcaaCAGCTGTTGAGGAAGTCCTGATAGAAAACGTTTAAAGATAAAAGGATCCAGGTTGCTGCTGTAGTTTGGGTAAAAACAGCATAGGACAGGTCTCCTTTAGTTCATACCTTGTATTTCTCATTATGAGTGTGTGTGATGACATGTTCCTCAGCACAGATGGCATCTCCAAAAAATTCCTTACACAACAGGCAGAAGAAACCTCTGACCGGAACCAGGAACTCCGAACCTGCAGTCAAACACAAGCGCAGTGCAGTTTAAACCCTCGGAAAGTCACAAATAAGCTGCCAATCGTGTTTACCTGCTGGACATCTCCAGGTTAATCAAACCCTGTCAGGACAGGAGAGATTCATAGAGAAAATATTTGCTGCATGGTTGTTTACAAGGAGAATAGTGAGCAGTTATTTCAGAGCACTAACAgatggaaaaacaaatgaaaaaacatcagaagATCTAAACGGGAGTTTCTTCTTCTCCAACACAAACGTCCACTCTGAGTTCCACCTGTAGGTAAAAGATAGCTAACAAAATTCAGTGGTTCAGAGACCACATCATCAATAACTATGATGGGTTTACTGGATCAGGTGATGACATGGTACCGGTACCTTTGGCTGGTTTGGTCAGCTTGACCTCCCCGGTGTTGGTCTTGGAGATCTTGGTTGGACTGGAGGCCCAAGGCCGGTCATATGGATCCAAAGTCTGTGAGAAGGACAGTGATGGTGAAATGAATCGGAGCAAAATAAAAGAGTCGACTGTGAACGATGACATCAAACTGTCTGTTGAACAAACCTTTCGGTGCGTTTTGCTGTGCAAGTGCGTGAAAAAGTCAAACATGGAGCCGGAGGTGATGTTACAGTTTTTGCACCAGTGGTTTCCAGCATCATAGTATTCAAAGGGGTCAGGGGTCAGCGCCAGAGGCGAGGCAGTGGAGAGCACCTTTTCAGGGGAGGCCTTCGACGAAGCCATCGGGGTtagctaaaaaacaaaagatagaGGAGAGTCAGGACAGCGAGAGGAGACAGGCAGTCAGGACAGAAACCAGAACTAACTAGGAAAAGAGTAAAAGTTTGAAGACTTACCTTCACAGAGTCCAGCACTGACACTCAATGGCAAAGATAGGATCAACATTCATCCCATAACGAAGACAAAATCAACGCGCGTCCCGCAATAAATACCAAATCAACGTGTTCCAGCAATAACACTTCATGGTTCAACGCAACAGATTAATGAAAACTGATGAGCCACGTTTACAGTTTAACGTCTGTGTTGCAAGAACCTAAAACCCACCGAACCATTAGCAATATCAAAGGTTTGGATGATCTGGAACCTCCAATTAAATGTCAGTATGAAACAGTTTTAgttcaaaacatttaacaacAAAGAGTTTTCATCAGTTTGATGATTTACAGCAGGAATCGGCTGCAGCAGAGAGATCCAACTCAGAGGTTCTGGTTGAAAATGCACACAATTTACAGATGTCCAGGTTAATTTGGGTGTGAAATGAAAATAATCATCTAAATCAGGTTTCAGATTCAGTCTAATTATCGTCAACAATAACTGCACGATGCTGTAGTCTAGGTCAGGTGACACTTTATCGTTTCAGCTAGAATCTGTGTTGTTTCTACGATAGAAGAAGAACTTGAAGGTCTTCAGAGAATCAAATAACACTTCCTTTAAGACCAAAAAAGAAGAATGTAAATCTTAAAAGCATCAACTGAACACACGAAGGTCTTCCATCAGTCTGTTTAATGTCCAGAAAGAAGGGAACAGTTGCTTTAAAAGAATTTCAGCTGGGGTCAGATGAACGGACCAAaacccatttaaaatgttcatgtgCAAACGCATACTGGGTCAGATGGGTTAAATAaccaataaacaataaacagacattCATAAGTTAGTTTTCCTGACAGAgacatttgaacatttatttctgctGCTGTCAGTATTATTTCAGACAAGGACTGATCATTATGTTCTGAACAGAGCTCTGCATACAGATAATCTTCATCACAATTTCACTGTATGCAGTATGGCAATCACTAAGAACTGGTGGTTTAATCTATGTTCT
This genomic stretch from Girardinichthys multiradiatus isolate DD_20200921_A chromosome 22, DD_fGirMul_XY1, whole genome shotgun sequence harbors:
- the znf318 gene encoding zinc finger protein 318 isoform X2, with product MFRGRPPFRGYPPLPRPHPSPGYRDDRARPRLPYHQDYPEYRDHGAPDSYRRRYPSPGYGGHRAGDFWAGGSPPERSPSHRGPAHMDHSLVISVGNELSEAPGSVPPPHHHDRDYPARPEYERSGSRSRSTGRSHGRSKSRHRGQSHSPDQRRAKSRGRSKSRAKSRSPDRSRAKSRGRSKSRSPDRSRAKSRGRSKSRSPDRSRAKSRGRSKSRPGSKSKSRSRSRSLGKSRGRSRSRRHSSSSSSSSRSISYNRDKSDPKFGKDFKELEMARRRKEVEELLGQPTKSILKKHNSYEDSPSFQRSDSPGDLDRTMSRVADQLLQAVKLNDPHAVAAVLSELRSDPQMSQRANLNNEIKEILNLLGVSEPAGGVPQRVVDEIDDEEKFLYGELEEPKTLAAPEPVRHHSLDQYGDVTEDSLYSDPPSQRAVVSQVYSCPPTISPQLQAPPTVSEINTYTSRPSISADQNVTVQVPNPAYPPGTEPLEESERQALEEYEKIQDLLKTIGLDLGVGEISKMAARTKERLHGNKQPPKTPTRRRHYSSGSSDGSCHSRGHRRRSQSVSSSSSSRSRGRGTKRGGSWSSEDHEPKKSTSSKTPKHWEVKDSKSEWSTPTPPQTSDPSPIPTHTSLPIPTYPPPQLPGVMPPNYPPPGYGQYGNYLPYMHQQWPPMYPPPNMVLPHQTATDDPLPPPTYKKPYNKLTPQAGSKGVVRSICQEEQRRSQDQKVSDEQNNESEKLKVLEEREKLKQEREVRMTKKEYLIKELERLRKQQGELLRKKRREKDGHKDPLLQEINRLQEEVMAQISNLRKEHEAAEKKRSEIEKVALILGLSPSDRPSKVSKQPKNQDQEEWPPQKEKREQERSPEEQPATSSSALTPMASSKASPEKVLSTASPLALTPDPFEYYDAGNHWCKNCNITSGSMFDFFTHLHSKTHRKTLDPYDRPWASSPTKISKTNTGEVKLTKPAKGSEFLVPVRGFFCLLCKEFFGDAICAEEHVITHTHNEKYKKQMLENPLYEQRRNLDRQAGLGLEASGKKRKHDDDKGSKDREEKTKNKKDKKDKKKEEESAENWDEKTKVKKEEEEHKVKPSRKSLEEDKSFHSKKDEDEKYKYSKKDEKCHYSREDEDRNNRYRNSSRDEEYRYCNRKDVDNRYDDYSKYGTKDTEDKYKHERCSDARSKCDMERDAGKPKAEREFDKRGMKPDVRKSEPSLKPYDLPKIFCGPSPAMRAKLRKQALEAGKAPLSASMGTSFGKFTWKKRENQLAKEAEEVAAEFIKEDEMAVKEQSGEDEDSFSKSMAAAKEIAEKLAGEQLKPPLWYQPGQGQIRPNLRAPVAQLRRPALAGKPASLNTFLNIRPQSTDGSLPGPSPRAPYSLPIPQISHSKPGPLVKTPGPLEQISAPGETKPEPFGPKLPPSMSKPEPCQAISALAGSKADSAESKPPASNAKQDPEFPTPATVESKPAPVKVKPSIVSQVSPVPLRTESSEMKYPLPQVKAATSQAPTAPVISSKATPSQPAMIKIVSDVAAPGVPESEQTRTVFVKPPPFKNMSEGPRKSEKPKSNLAAAKAKDLFDIFYSSIGQSGPSSFSKTELDIGAGKGSPSAPQALQIQTQSQPQPPNKPLSQPHTQPQPQDKPESQPQPQPPNKPLSQPHTQPQPQDKPESQPQIQPQPQPPNKPLSQPHTQPQPQDKPESQPQPQPPNKPLSQPHTQPQPQDKPESQPQIQPQPQPPNKPLSQPHTQPQPQDKLESQPQIQPQPQPPNKPISQPHTQPQPQDKPESQHKELAQTKNELSDKPQDQSKPQTMPQQQSPSLSHSQLPFTVQTSLQNHSSTSSGSPQAQTNADIQITSVWSLQATTAPTAKAVCPEISVPAFQSKQTPPAYTEGLPQSQPTTSEPETQIRPQTKQAPLEPTAEAPSKSPPQIQEETQAEPQIGQDANSHQEVTPEPQPKPKPSPRTRGKAAPMKKNPPAAAPVRQTRSQTRYQTRQQQQSEPELEQESAAGDRNTTLSETKGLESSDTVKETDPPGTEVTPETLGLHSEMTSLDYNFSFE
- the znf318 gene encoding zinc finger protein 318 isoform X3, with amino-acid sequence MFRGRPPFRGYPPLPRPHPSPGYRDDRARPRLPYHQDYPEYRDHGAPDSYRRRYPSPGYGGHRAGDFWAGGSPPERSPSHRGPAHMDHSLVISVGNELSEAPGSVPPPHHHDRDYPARPEYERSGSRSRSTGRSHGRSKSRHRGQSHSPDQRRAKSRGRSKSRAKSRSPDRSRAKSRGRSKSRSPDRSRAKSRGRSKSRSPDRSRAKSRGRSKSRPGSKSKSRSRSRSLGKSRGRSRSRRHSSSSSSSSRSISYNRDKSDPKFGKDFKELEMARRRKEVEELLGQPTKSILKKHNSYEDSPSFQRSDSPGDLDRTMSRVADQLLQAVKLNDPHAVAAVLSELRSDPQMSQRANLNNEIKEILNLLGVSEPAGGVPQRVVDEIDDEEKFLYGELEEPKTLAAPEPVRHHSLDQYGDVTEDSLYSDPPSQRAVVSQVYSCPPTISPQLQAPPTVSEINTYTSRPSISADQNVTVQVPNPAYPPGTEPLEESERQALEEYEKIQDLLKTIGLDLGVGEISKMAARTKERLHGNKQPPKTPTRRRHYSSGSSDGSCHSRGHRRRSQSVSSSSSSRSRGRGTKRGGSWSSEDHEPKKSTSSKTPKHWEVKDSKSEWSTPTPPQTSDPSPIPTHTSLPIPTYPPPQLPGVMPPNYPPPGYGQYGNYLPYMHQQWPPMYPPPNMVLPHQTATDDPLPPPTYKKPYNKLTPQAGSKGVVRSICQEEQRRSQDQKVSDEQNNESEKLKVLEEREKLKQEREVRMTKKEYLIKELERLRKQQGELLRKKRREKDGHKDPLLQEINRLQEEVMAQISNLRKEHEAAEKKRSEIEKVALILGLSPSDRPSKVSKQPKNQDQEEWPPQKEKREQERSPEEQPATSSSAVKLTPMASSKASPEKVLSTASPLALTPDPFEYYDAGNHWCKNCNITSGSMFDFFTHLHSKTHRKTLDPYDRPWASSPTKISKTNTGEVKLTKPAKGSEFLVPVRGFFCLLCKEFFGDAICAEEHVITHTHNEKYKKQMLENPLYEQRRNLDRQAGLGLEASGKKRKHDDDKGSKDREEKTKNKKDKKDKKKEEESAENWDEKTKVKKEEEEHKVKPSRKSLEEDKSFHSKKDEDEKYKYSKKDEKCHYSREDEDRNNRYRNSSRDEEYRYCNRKDVDNRYDDYSKYGTKDTEDKYKHERCSDARSKCDMERDAGKPKAEREFDKRGMKPDVRKSEPSLKPYDLPKIFCGPSPAMRAKLRKQALEAGKAPLSASMGTSFGKFTWKKRENQLAKEAEEVAAEFIKEDEMAVKEQSGEDEDSFSKSMAAAKEIAEKLAGEQLKPPLWYQPGQGQIRPNLRAPVAQLRRPALAGKPASLNTFLNIRPQSTDGSLPGPSPRAPYSLPIPQISHSKPGPLVKTPGPLEQISAPGETKPEPFGPKLPPSMSKPEPCQAISALAGSKADSAESKPPASNAKQDPEFPTPATVESKPAPVKVKPSIVSQVSPVPLRTESSEMKYPLPQVKAATSQAPTAPVISSKATPSQPAMIKIVSDVAAPGVPESEQTRTVFVKPPPFKNMSEGPRKSEKPKSNLAAAKAKDLFDIFYSSIGQSGPSSFSKTELDIGAGKGSPSAPQALQIQTQSQPQPPNKPLSQPHTQPQPQDKPESQPHTQPQPQDKPESQPQIQPQPQPPNKPLSQPHTQPQPQDKPESQPQPQPPNKPLSQPHTQPQPQDKPESQPQIQPQPQPPNKPLSQPHTQPQPQDKLESQPQIQPQPQPPNKPISQPHTQPQPQDKPESQHKELAQTKNELSDKPQDQSKPQTMPQQQSPSLSHSQLPFTVQTSLQNHSSTSSGSPQAQTNADIQITSVWSLQATTAPTAKAVCPEISVPAFQSKQTPPAYTEGLPQSQPTTSEPETQIRPQTKQAPLEPTAEAPSKSPPQIQEETQAEPQIGQDANSHQEVTPEPQPKPKPSPRTRGKAAPMKKNPPAAAPVRQTRSQTRYQTRQQQQSEPELEQESAAGDRNTTLSETKGLESSDTVKETDPPGTEVTPETLGLHSEMTSLDYNFSFE
- the znf318 gene encoding zinc finger protein 318 isoform X4, with the translated sequence MFRGRPPFRGYPPLPRPHPSPGYRDDRARPRLPYHQDYPEYRDHGAPDSYRRRYPSPGYGGHRAGDFWAGGSPPERSPSHRGPAHMDHSLVISVGNELSEAPGSVPPPHHHDRDYPARPEYERSGSRSRSTGRSHGRSKSRHRGQSHSPDQRRAKSRGRSKSRAKSRSPDRSRAKSRGRSKSRSPDRSRAKSRGRSKSRSPDRSRAKSRGRSKSRPGSKSKSRSRSRSLGKSRGRSRSRRHSSSSSSSSRSISYNRDKSDPKFGKDFKELEMARRRKEVEELLGQPTKSILKKHNSYEDSPSFQRSDSPGDLDRTMSRVADQLLQAVKLNDPHAVAAVLSELRSDPQMSQRANLNNEIKEILNLLGVSEPAGGVPQRVVDEIDDEEKFLYGELEEPKTLAAPEPVRHHSLDQYGDVTEDSLYSDPPSQRAVVSQVYSCPPTISPQLQAPPTVSEINTYTSRPSISADQNVTVQVPNPAYPPGTEPLEESERQALEEYEKIQDLLKTIGLDLGVGEISKMAARTKERLHGNKQPPKTPTRRRHYSSGSSDGSCHSRGHRRRSQSVSSSSSSRSRGRGTKRGGSWSSEDHEPKKSTSSKTPKHWEVKDSKSEWSTPTPPQTSDPSPIPTHTSLPIPTYPPPQLPGVMPPNYPPPGYGQYGNYLPYMHQQWPPMYPPPNMVLPHQTATDDPLPPPTYKKPYNKLTPQAGSKGVVRSICQEEQRRSQDQKVSDEQNNESEKLKVLEEREKLKQEREVRMTKKEYLIKELERLRKQQGELLRKKRREKDGHKDPLLQEINRLQEEVMAQISNLRKEHEAAEKKRSEIEKVALILGLSPSDRPSKVSKQPKNQDQEEWPPQKEKREQERSPEEQPATSSSAVKLTPMASSKASPEKVLSTASPLALTPDPFEYYDAGNHWCKNCNITSGSMFDFFTHLHSKTHRKTLDPYDRPWASSPTKISKTNTGEVKLTKPAKGSEFLVPVRGFFCLLCKEFFGDAICAEEHVITHTHNEKYKKQMLENPLYEQRRNLDRQAGLGLEASGKKRKHDDDKGSKDREEKTKNKKDKKDKKKEEESAENWDEKTKVKKEEEEHKVKPSRKSLEEDKSFHSKKDEDEKYKYSKKDEKCHYSREDEDRNNRYRNSSRDEEYRYCNRKDVDNRYDDYSKYGTKDTEDKYKHERCSDARSKCDMERDAGKPKAEREFDKRGMKPDVRKSEPSLKPYDLPKIFCGPSPAMRAKLRKQALEAGKAPLSASMGTSFGKFTWKKRENQLAKEAEEVAAEFIKEDEMAVKEQSGEDEDSFSKSMAAAKEIAEKLAGEQLKPPLWYQPGQGQIRPNLRAPVAQLRRPALAGKPASLNTFLNIRPQSTDGSLPGPSPRAPYSLPIPQISHSKPGPLVKTPGPLEQISAPGETKPEPFGPKLPPSMSKPEPCQAISALAGSKADSAESKPPASNAKQDPEFPTPATVESKPAPVKVKPSIVSQVSPVPLRTESSEMKYPLPQVKAATSQAPTAPVISSKATPSQPAMIKIVSDVAAPGVPESEQTRTVFVKPPPFKNMSEGPRKSEKPKSNLAAAKAKDLFDIFYSSIGQSGPSSFSKTELDIGAGKGSPSAPQALQIQTQSQPQPPNKPLSQPHTQPQPQDKPESQPQPQPPNKPLSQPHTQPQPQDKPESQPQIQPQPQPPNKPLSQPHTQPQPQDKPESQPQPQPPNKPLSQPHTQPQPQDKPESQPQIQPQPQPPNKPLSQPHTQPQPQDKPESQHKELAQTKNELSDKPQDQSKPQTMPQQQSPSLSHSQLPFTVQTSLQNHSSTSSGSPQAQTNADIQITSVWSLQATTAPTAKAVCPEISVPAFQSKQTPPAYTEGLPQSQPTTSEPETQIRPQTKQAPLEPTAEAPSKSPPQIQEETQAEPQIGQDANSHQEVTPEPQPKPKPSPRTRGKAAPMKKNPPAAAPVRQTRSQTRYQTRQQQQSEPELEQESAAGDRNTTLSETKGLESSDTVKETDPPGTEVTPETLGLHSEMTSLDYNFSFE